Genomic DNA from Magnetospirillum sp. 15-1:
TGCCCGGCGCCATCGCCATGGGCTTCGACCACCGCCACGCCAATATCGGCGTTGATGCTCACCGTGCCGTGGGTGGTGGTCAGACTGCTCACATGGTTGCCGTCGCCGTCCACCAGGGCGTAGTGCAGCTTGTCGGCAATGGCCGGAGTGGCTCCCGCCACGTCGCCGGTATCGACATCGGCACCCACCGCGCTGCCCTTGATGGCGCTATGATCATCGGCGGTGACGAGGTCGTGAACGGTCACCGTCGGCGCGTCGTCGCTGCCGGTGATGGTGACCTTGACCGAAGCCGGGTCACTGGCCAGACCACCGTTATCGATGGACACCACCTTGAAGCTGTCATCCACCGTCTGGTCCTTGACCAGATGAGCGGCATCGGCATTGGGCGTGAAGGTGTATTCGCCGGTGTCGGCGTTGATGCTCACCGTGCCGTGAGCGGTGGTCAGGCTGCTCACATGGTTGCCGTTACCGTCCACCAGGGCGTAATGCAGCGTATCGGCGCTGGCCGGAGTGGCTCCCGACACGTCGCCGGTATCGATGTCGGCGCCCACCGCGCTGCCGGTCTTGGCGGAGTGATCGTCGGCGGTGGTGACGTCGCTCACGCTGACCGTCGGGGCATCGTCGGTGCCGACGATATTCACATGGACGCTGGTGGTCGAGGTGCCACCATGAGAATCGCTGACCTGAACCTGGAAGAGGTCGCTGACGCTCTGCTTGTCGGTCAGGTGCTTGGTCGCCTCATTGGCGACGAAGGTATATTCGCCCGTGGTCGGGTCGATGGTCAGAGTCCCGTGGTCATTGGTGATGGAATCGGTCACCTGACCGTTGGCATCCACCAGATGGAACGACATGGTATCGCCATCGGGGTCATGGGCGAGCACATGGCCGGTCACGGTGCCGGCCTGCAGCGTCGAGGACTCTCCCGCCGCATCGACCACGGGGGCGTGATTGACCGCGGCCTGGATGTCGGGGCCGTTATCCTTGGCCGCCTCGACGGCGCCGGCCGGAGCGGCCACCTGGGTGTTGACAGTGAAACCACCGGGGGGAGCCAGATTGACCGGCTGGGTGACCACCGCATCCTGCGGCTTGAATTCGGCGTCGGGCTTGGCGAGGTCGGGGAGTTCCTGCACGTTGAGCGCCTTGGCGCCGCCGGAGTTCGCCGCGACGGTGGGAGCCGCGTCCTCGACGTCGGCGGCCAGCCCTTGCAACTCGGGCGGCGCCACGGAACCGTCCTTGGCGGCGTCGATATTCACGTCGATGGCGATGTTGGCCCCGCCGGCGATGCCGTGCAGGTTCTGCACCTGCGGGTTACCGGTCGAACCCTGCTGCACGTTGGCGAGGTTGCCCAGTTGGGTATCGCTGACATCGGCGGAGCGCGCCACGTTCAGGCGGGCGTCGCCCATGTTCTGGTTCTGGACGTTCTGCAGCACCGTCAGGTCGTCTAGCGACTGCTGTGCGTTCTCCCCCGCGCCGTCATGCTGGTCTTCGGCATGCTGGTTGTTGGGCGGATTGGAGTTGTTGTTGTCGGCCATAGCAGAACTCCCCAGGCAAAAAAATACCCGGCCTCAAGGAGGTCCGGGTCCGCATCCGGTATTATGCGCGCCTGGCGTATGGATATGCAACCACCTTTCGGTACATACGTATGGCGGAGACCGGCCAGGACGAAGCGCCGGTATGACCATTGCACTCTCGGCATGGCCCCCTTGCGTTCACGGACATGGCATCCGGAAGACCTTCGGCGATACAGTCATTGTGCACCGCAGCAAAAGGAGACGCCGCCGTGCTTGAGGAATGGATTCGTAATATTCCCCTGCCCTTGGTCGAGCGCATCGTCGCCGACCGCGAGGTCCAGGGAAGCCCCATCTGGTCACTGGCCAGCATCGAACTGCTGCGCCGGCAACAGGGAACGCAGCGGGCCGCCTAGCCCACGGCGCCATAACGATCCGACTACATGTCGATGACGTGGAGCATGAATTCCATCGGATAGAACATGCCGACCAGCCCGGCGGCGATTCCAGCCTTGTCGTGGAACACCGACTTGAAGAATACGCCGCGCCGGGTCAGGCCGTCGCCATACCTCACCGAAGACGCGTAGCACTGGGTCCCCCCCGTTTCCATCAACCTGATGTCGGCCTCGTGGTAGACCTGGGCCAGATTGGACGGCGCGATCTCGAAGACGGTCTTGCCCACCACTTCGTCATGGCCATAGCCCAGCATCAGGCAGAAATGGCTGTTGCAGCCGAGATAGCGTCCCTCCCGGTCCTTGAAGAAAATGGGATGGGGAATGACGTCCATCAGCGCCGCCACCATGTCGGTGTCGGTCAGGATGTGCCACGGCGGCGACGGGTTCCCGGACATCAGGCCCTCTGCGCAAGAAATCGGTGGCCCACCTTCTAGCACCGGTGGACCGCAACCGGAAGCCCCGGTACAACCAGCATAATTTTATTACTTTTTGAGGGGGCAATTCGTAAGGGACTTGCGGTCCCGCGGACCCGCCGTCTATTCTTCCGAGCCTTTCGGAAACGGCGCGCGACGTCGAATCGTGCCTGTTTTCCAAGGCCCAAAACGGGCGAATAAACTTAGAGAGTGGGAAAGACATGGCAGACAGGGCTTTGATCACGGTCGACGGCAACGAGGCGTGCGCTTCGGTGGCTTACCGGGTCAGCGAGGTGGCGGCGATCTATCCGATCACGCCCTCTTCCACCATGGGCGAGCTGGCCGACCAGTGGGCCTCGGAAGGGCGCAAGAACATCTGGGGCGTGATCCCCGACGTGGCCGAGATGCAGCACGAGGGCGGCGCCGCCGGCGCGGTGCACGGCGCGCTGCAGGCCGGGTCGCTGGCGACCACCTTCACGGCCAGCCAGGGCCTGCTGCTGATGATCCCCAACATGTACAAGATCGCCGGCGAGCTGACGAGCTTCTGCATGCACGTCACGGCGCGCACCGTGGCGACCCATGGCCTGTCCATCTTCGGCGACCACTCCGACGTCATGGCCTGCCGCCAGACCGGCTTCGCCATGCTGGCCTCGGGCTCGGGCCAGGAAGCCCACGACATGGCCGCCGTCGCCCACGCCGCGACGTTGAAGGCCCGGGTACCGTTCGTGCACTTCTTCGACGGCTTCCGCACCTCGCACGAGGTGACCAAGATCGAGGAACTGAACGACGAGGACCTGCTGGACCTGCTGGACGCCGACGGCATCGCGGCGCACCGCGCCCGCGCGCTGTCGCCCGACCATCCGTCCCTGCGCGGTACCGCCCAGAATCCCGACACCTTCTTCCAGATGCAGGAAGCCCGCAACCCCTGGTACGACGCCTGCCCCGGCATCGTGCAGCAGGAAATGGACCGCTACGCCAAGCTGACGGGCCGCGCCTACAAGCTGTTCGACTATTGCGGCCATCCCGAGGCCGAGCGGGTGATCATCATCATGGGCTCGGGCGCCGAAACGGTGCACGAGACCGCCATCGCCCTGGCCGCCCGGGGCGAGAAGGTGGGCGTGCTGAAGGTTCGCCTCTACCGCCCGTTCTCCATTGACGCCTTCATTTCCGCCCTGCCGCCCAGCGTGCGCGCCATCGCCGTGATGGACCGCTGCAAGGAGCCGGGCGCCATCGGCGAGCCGCTGTATCTCGACGTGCTGGCGGCCCTGGCCGAGGCCAAGGCGGCGGGCAACCGCGCCACCGCCGCCGACCCGCTGATCATCGGCGGCCGCTACGGCCTGGCGTCCAAGGAGTTCACTCCCGCCATGGCCAAGGCGGTGTTCGACGAACTGTCCAAGGCCAAGCCCAAGACCCACTTCACCGTGGGCATCACCGACGACGTCACCCACCTGTCGCTGACCCCGGACGAGTCGTTCAAGCTGGACCAGCCCAAGGTCAAGCGCGCCGTGTTCTTCGGCCTGGGCGCCGACGGCACGGTGGGCGCCAACAAGAACTCCATCAAGATCATCGCCGAGAATGCCGGCTTCCAGGGCCAGGGCTATTTCGTCTATGACTCGAAGAAGTCGGGCGCCATCACCATCTCGCACCTGCGCTTTTCCCCCGAGCCGATCCAGTCGGCCTACCTGCTGGACGAGGCCGATTTCGTCGCCTGTCACCACTTCGTCTTCCTGGACAAGTACGAAGTGCTGCGCTACGCCGCGCCGGGCGCCACCTTCCTGCTGAACTCGCCCTACCCCAAGGACGAGGTGTGGAACCATCTGCCGCGCGAAGTGCAGCAGGAGATCATCGACAAGAAGCTCAAGGTCCATGTGATCGATGCCCGCAAGGTGGCGCTGGCCACCGGCATGGGCAACCGTATCAACACCATCATGCAGACCTGCTTCTTCGCGCTGTCGGGCGTGCTGCCCAGGGACGAGGCCATCGGCCACATCAAGAAGGCCATCGAGAAGACCTACGGCCGCAAGTCCGAGAAGCTGGTCGCCAAGAACTTCGAGGCGGTGGACGAGACCCTGCACCACCTGGAAGCGGTGAGCATTCCGGCCGAGGCCACCTCGAACCGCGCCCTGCCCCCCATCGTGCCCGAGGACTCGCCCGACTTCGTCAAGCGCGTCTCGGCCCTGATGCTGTCCAACCACGGCGACCGCCTGCCGGTCTCCGCCTTCCCGGTGGACGGCACCTGGCCGACCGGCACCGCCCGCTTCGAGCGCCGCAACATAGCCGCCGAGATTCCGGTGTGGGATGAAGGCCCGTGCATCCAGTGCAACAAGTGCGCCCTGGTCTGCCCGCACGCCGCCATCCGCGCCAAGGTGGCCTCGCCCGCCGACATGGCGGCCGCCCCCGCCTCGTTCAAGCGCATGGATTATCGCGGCAACGAGTTCAAGGGCGACGCCTACATCATCCAGGTGGCCCCCGAGGACTGCACCGGCTGTACGCTGTGCGTCAAGGTCTGCCCCGGCAAGGACAAGAAGGACCCCAACCGCATCGCGCTCCGCATGGAGCCCAAGGACCCCATCCTGGAGACCGAGAAGAAGAACTGGGCGTTCTTCGTCGACCTGCCGGAAGTGAACAAGGAGAAGCTGGGCACGCCGACGGTGAAGACCGCCCAGTTGCTGCAGCCGCTGTTCGAATTCTCGGGCGCCTGCCTGGGCTGCGGCGAGACCCCCTACATCAAGCTGATGACCCAGTTGTGGGGCGACCGCCTGATGATCGCCAACGCCACCGGCTGCTCGTCCATCTATGGCGGCAACCTGCCCACCACGCCCTACACCCAGAACGCCGAGGGCCGCGGCCCGGCCTGGGCCAACTCGCTGTTCGAGGACAACGCCGAGTTCGGCTTCGGCTTCCGTCTGGCGGTGGATCAGCACAAGAACCACGCCCGGCTGCTGCTGGCGGCCCTGACCGCCACCGGCCAGGTGCCGGAAAAGCTGTCCAACGAGATCGCCCACGCCCCCCAGGCCACCGAGGTGGAGATCGCCGCCCAGCGCGGCCGCATCCTCGACCTCAGGAAGGTGCTGGCCGGGCTCAAGACGGTGGAGGCCCGCCAGCTCGAGCAGGTGGCCGACTATCTGGTGGAAAAGGTGGTGTGGATCGTCGGCGGCGACGGCTGGGCCTATGACATCGGCTATGGCGGCCTGGACCACGTCTTCGCCTCGGGCAAAAACGTCAACATCCTGGTCATGGACACCGAGGTCTACTCCAACACCG
This window encodes:
- a CDS encoding PAS domain-containing protein, with amino-acid sequence MSGNPSPPWHILTDTDMVAALMDVIPHPIFFKDREGRYLGCNSHFCLMLGYGHDEVVGKTVFEIAPSNLAQVYHEADIRLMETGGTQCYASSVRYGDGLTRRGVFFKSVFHDKAGIAAGLVGMFYPMEFMLHVIDM
- the nifJ gene encoding pyruvate:ferredoxin (flavodoxin) oxidoreductase encodes the protein MADRALITVDGNEACASVAYRVSEVAAIYPITPSSTMGELADQWASEGRKNIWGVIPDVAEMQHEGGAAGAVHGALQAGSLATTFTASQGLLLMIPNMYKIAGELTSFCMHVTARTVATHGLSIFGDHSDVMACRQTGFAMLASGSGQEAHDMAAVAHAATLKARVPFVHFFDGFRTSHEVTKIEELNDEDLLDLLDADGIAAHRARALSPDHPSLRGTAQNPDTFFQMQEARNPWYDACPGIVQQEMDRYAKLTGRAYKLFDYCGHPEAERVIIIMGSGAETVHETAIALAARGEKVGVLKVRLYRPFSIDAFISALPPSVRAIAVMDRCKEPGAIGEPLYLDVLAALAEAKAAGNRATAADPLIIGGRYGLASKEFTPAMAKAVFDELSKAKPKTHFTVGITDDVTHLSLTPDESFKLDQPKVKRAVFFGLGADGTVGANKNSIKIIAENAGFQGQGYFVYDSKKSGAITISHLRFSPEPIQSAYLLDEADFVACHHFVFLDKYEVLRYAAPGATFLLNSPYPKDEVWNHLPREVQQEIIDKKLKVHVIDARKVALATGMGNRINTIMQTCFFALSGVLPRDEAIGHIKKAIEKTYGRKSEKLVAKNFEAVDETLHHLEAVSIPAEATSNRALPPIVPEDSPDFVKRVSALMLSNHGDRLPVSAFPVDGTWPTGTARFERRNIAAEIPVWDEGPCIQCNKCALVCPHAAIRAKVASPADMAAAPASFKRMDYRGNEFKGDAYIIQVAPEDCTGCTLCVKVCPGKDKKDPNRIALRMEPKDPILETEKKNWAFFVDLPEVNKEKLGTPTVKTAQLLQPLFEFSGACLGCGETPYIKLMTQLWGDRLMIANATGCSSIYGGNLPTTPYTQNAEGRGPAWANSLFEDNAEFGFGFRLAVDQHKNHARLLLAALTATGQVPEKLSNEIAHAPQATEVEIAAQRGRILDLRKVLAGLKTVEARQLEQVADYLVEKVVWIVGGDGWAYDIGYGGLDHVFASGKNVNILVMDTEVYSNTGGQQSKATPIGASAKFAIAGKTLPKKDLGMMAMAYEDVYVANVAFGSKDVQTMRAFQDAVSWPGVSLIVAYSHCIAHGYDLAHGLDQQKMAVEAGYWPLYRWDPRKMGTGESPLTLDSKEPNGKLYDFMKGEARFQMVERADPERYRRLVESAETQLRRRFAMLRRFAGLPDAPPPVGGKEAAE
- a CDS encoding Ig-like domain-containing protein: MADNNNSNPPNNQHAEDQHDGAGENAQQSLDDLTVLQNVQNQNMGDARLNVARSADVSDTQLGNLANVQQGSTGNPQVQNLHGIAGGANIAIDVNIDAAKDGSVAPPELQGLAADVEDAAPTVAANSGGAKALNVQELPDLAKPDAEFKPQDAVVTQPVNLAPPGGFTVNTQVAAPAGAVEAAKDNGPDIQAAVNHAPVVDAAGESSTLQAGTVTGHVLAHDPDGDTMSFHLVDANGQVTDSITNDHGTLTIDPTTGEYTFVANEATKHLTDKQSVSDLFQVQVSDSHGGTSTTSVHVNIVGTDDAPTVSVSDVTTADDHSAKTGSAVGADIDTGDVSGATPASADTLHYALVDGNGNHVSSLTTAHGTVSINADTGEYTFTPNADAAHLVKDQTVDDSFKVVSIDNGGLASDPASVKVTITGSDDAPTVTVHDLVTADDHSAIKGSAVGADVDTGDVAGATPAIADKLHYALVDGDGNHVSSLTTTHGTVSINADIGVAVVEAHGDGAGQAGGIAGGHHLGVEALGYVHDAGIDVLQIGDPQIDGPGGEH